The following coding sequences lie in one Thermodesulforhabdaceae bacterium genomic window:
- the glyS gene encoding glycine--tRNA ligase subunit beta — translation MEKAPFFLEIGSEEIPAGYIDPALEAMKEQIVKFMDDYRIAHGTPFITGTPRRLVLFIPDVALQQESTSQEIIGPPYQVAFNPDGTPTKAAEGFAKSQNVRVEDLQIKETPKGKYLYVVRMEEGLPTKNLLADKLPDFIAHIPFPKSMRWGSETVTFARPMRWIVALLGDELIPFRYGDIESGRFTYGHRFMKPDPIPVVADYNHYREELRNALVIVDREERRELIRSGVKELASKVGGEVVDDEDLLAEVTHLVEYPYPLMGRFEEKYLELPPEVPITVMKEHQRYFAVIDRDGKLMPCFITVANTVARNPEVVVQGNERVIRARLEDARFYYEEDKKVPLSRRVEQLKTVVFHSKLGTSWEKVERFTEIAKTIADALKLASADKEKLLRAALLCKADLVTGMVGEFPELQGIMGRDYALKQGEDPEVAQAIYEHYLPTKAGGAVPQGIIGAILSIADKLDTIVGCFSVGMIPTGTADPFALRRQTLGIIRIISEKNLPLSLVALVRVAISLLKRWATEPEQDVFSGVMNFFKGRLEHLLTSAPDSPYVLSAVKSALAVRLDVIPDDMRRIEALSEFVRKPDFEVLATAFKRVVNIIKDELETEKAEVKPDLFQETQEKALWEAFTVAKNQVGSLSREGKYAEALGVLAELKSPIDAFFDSVLVMAKDEAIRQNRLALLRSIKELFEEIGDFRLL, via the coding sequence ATGGAAAAAGCACCTTTTTTTCTTGAAATAGGCTCAGAAGAGATACCAGCCGGCTACATTGATCCGGCTCTGGAAGCTATGAAAGAACAGATTGTCAAGTTTATGGACGATTATCGTATCGCTCACGGAACGCCCTTCATAACCGGAACTCCCCGCCGACTTGTGCTTTTCATCCCCGATGTAGCCCTTCAGCAGGAAAGCACATCCCAAGAAATTATTGGGCCGCCATATCAGGTAGCTTTTAATCCCGACGGAACTCCAACAAAAGCCGCTGAAGGATTTGCAAAAAGTCAGAACGTAAGAGTTGAAGACTTACAGATAAAAGAAACCCCGAAGGGAAAATACCTTTATGTAGTTAGGATGGAAGAAGGGCTTCCGACAAAAAACCTGTTAGCCGATAAACTTCCTGATTTTATCGCTCATATTCCTTTTCCGAAATCTATGCGCTGGGGAAGCGAAACAGTCACTTTCGCCCGTCCTATGCGCTGGATCGTAGCGCTTCTCGGTGATGAACTGATCCCATTTCGCTACGGCGACATCGAAAGTGGACGTTTTACCTATGGTCATCGTTTTATGAAACCTGATCCGATCCCTGTTGTGGCGGATTACAACCATTATAGAGAGGAACTTCGAAATGCTTTAGTTATCGTTGACAGAGAAGAACGACGGGAACTTATTCGTTCTGGCGTGAAGGAATTAGCATCAAAGGTAGGAGGAGAGGTTGTTGATGATGAAGATCTTTTAGCTGAGGTCACTCACTTGGTTGAATATCCATATCCGCTTATGGGACGTTTCGAAGAAAAATATCTTGAACTTCCTCCCGAAGTCCCAATAACCGTCATGAAAGAACATCAGCGTTATTTTGCAGTTATTGATCGGGATGGAAAACTTATGCCCTGTTTCATAACAGTGGCTAACACTGTAGCAAGAAACCCTGAAGTGGTGGTTCAGGGAAACGAACGAGTAATAAGGGCTCGCCTTGAGGATGCTAGGTTTTACTACGAGGAAGACAAGAAAGTGCCTCTTAGCAGGCGAGTTGAACAGCTCAAGACGGTGGTGTTTCATTCTAAGCTTGGCACGAGCTGGGAAAAAGTCGAACGGTTTACGGAGATTGCGAAAACCATTGCGGACGCATTGAAACTGGCTTCAGCCGACAAGGAAAAGCTACTTAGAGCGGCGCTTCTTTGTAAAGCTGATCTTGTAACCGGCATGGTGGGCGAGTTTCCAGAACTTCAGGGCATTATGGGGAGAGATTATGCCTTAAAGCAGGGGGAGGATCCTGAAGTCGCTCAAGCTATCTACGAACATTACCTTCCAACCAAAGCTGGCGGTGCTGTTCCACAGGGCATCATTGGAGCTATACTCAGTATTGCTGACAAACTGGACACCATCGTGGGATGCTTCAGTGTGGGAATGATTCCCACCGGAACAGCCGACCCCTTTGCTCTAAGACGTCAAACTCTGGGAATCATAAGAATCATCTCGGAGAAAAACTTGCCACTGTCTTTAGTGGCTCTTGTTAGAGTAGCTATATCTCTCCTAAAAAGATGGGCAACGGAACCCGAACAGGATGTCTTTTCTGGGGTCATGAACTTCTTCAAAGGACGTCTGGAACACCTGTTAACATCAGCACCCGATTCCCCTTATGTGCTATCTGCAGTGAAATCTGCTCTTGCAGTGCGGCTTGATGTAATTCCCGATGACATGAGGCGAATTGAAGCTCTGTCAGAATTTGTTCGAAAGCCTGACTTTGAAGTTCTTGCAACAGCTTTTAAGCGTGTCGTAAATATCATTAAGGATGAACTCGAAACTGAAAAGGCGGAAGTAAAACCCGATCTTTTCCAGGAAACTCAGGAAAAAGCTTTGTGGGAAGCCTTTACTGTGGCTAAGAACCAGGTCGGATCTTTGTCCAGGGAAGGAAAATACGCAGAGGCTCTTGGTGTTCTCGCTGAACTGAAATCCCCTATAGATGCCTTCTTCGATTCTGTTCTGGTTATGGCTAAGGATGAAGCTATTCGCCAGAATCGGCTTGCTCTGCTTCGATCCATTAAAGAACTTTTTGAAGAAATAGGTGATTTTAGACTTCTCTAG
- a CDS encoding YraN family protein produces MNEDRRETGQKAENVAEAFLESKGIKVIDRNVSCRWGEIDIVARDGKYVVFVEVRSASEGFLVHPFESVTKKKQLSIIKAASWYLKRNRMANASVRFDVVGIIWRKEREPELKWIKNAFDASKSRS; encoded by the coding sequence ATGAATGAAGATCGTAGAGAGACCGGACAGAAAGCCGAAAATGTGGCGGAAGCTTTTTTGGAGTCCAAGGGTATTAAGGTTATTGATCGTAACGTCTCGTGCCGCTGGGGTGAGATAGACATAGTGGCACGGGACGGTAAGTATGTTGTTTTCGTGGAAGTCCGTTCAGCTTCGGAAGGATTTCTGGTTCATCCCTTTGAATCCGTAACGAAGAAAAAACAGCTAAGCATAATAAAAGCCGCTAGCTGGTATTTAAAACGTAACAGGATGGCTAATGCTTCTGTGAGGTTCGATGTTGTGGGAATTATCTGGCGTAAGGAAAGAGAACCTGAGCTTAAGTGGATAAAAAACGCCTTTGATGCCAGCAAATCAAGATCATGA
- the glyQ gene encoding glycine--tRNA ligase subunit alpha, with protein MNFQEVILALDHFWAKQGCIIQQPYDLEVGAGTFNPATFLRSLGPEPWKVAYVEPSRRPTDGRYGENPNRLQHYYQYQVIIKPSPPDSQGLYLESLKSLGIDPLDHDIRFVEDDWESPTLGASGLGWEVWLDGMEITQFTYFQQVGGIQLHPVSVELTYGLERIAMYLQGKDNVFELKWNDSITYGDVHHKGEVEWSYYNFEEANVEMLFKLFDMYEAESLRMHEKSLVLPAYDYCLKCSHVFNLLDARGAISVAERTQYIARVRNLARLVAHAYVKQREEMGFPLMNRW; from the coding sequence ATGAATTTTCAGGAAGTAATCCTTGCACTTGATCACTTTTGGGCTAAGCAGGGCTGTATAATTCAGCAGCCTTACGATCTGGAGGTGGGCGCAGGAACCTTTAATCCTGCTACTTTTCTTAGATCTTTGGGACCTGAGCCATGGAAAGTGGCTTATGTAGAGCCATCCAGACGCCCAACAGATGGGCGCTACGGGGAAAATCCTAACCGTCTTCAACATTACTATCAGTATCAGGTCATCATTAAACCGTCTCCTCCCGATTCCCAGGGGCTTTATCTTGAAAGCCTTAAGAGCCTCGGAATTGACCCGCTTGATCACGATATTCGATTCGTAGAGGACGACTGGGAGTCGCCCACTCTTGGCGCATCAGGTCTTGGATGGGAAGTCTGGCTTGATGGAATGGAAATTACTCAGTTTACTTATTTTCAGCAGGTTGGTGGCATACAGCTTCACCCCGTAAGTGTAGAACTTACCTACGGGCTGGAACGAATAGCCATGTATTTACAGGGAAAAGATAACGTTTTTGAACTCAAGTGGAATGATTCTATCACCTACGGTGATGTTCATCACAAGGGTGAAGTGGAATGGTCCTATTACAATTTTGAAGAAGCGAATGTTGAGATGCTATTTAAGCTTTTCGATATGTATGAGGCCGAGTCTCTTCGGATGCACGAAAAGTCTCTTGTGCTCCCAGCTTATGATTACTGCCTGAAGTGTTCCCATGTATTTAACCTGCTTGATGCCAGAGGGGCTATCAGCGTTGCTGAGCGCACTCAGTATATCGCCAGAGTAAGAAATCTTGCGCGCCTTGTGGCTCACGCATACGTAAAACAGCGTGAAGAGATGGGATTCCCACTGATGAATAGATGGTAG
- a CDS encoding HEAT repeat domain-containing protein: MNPEKPISHPFEPVLEVLKGNPPDQVCKDFGISLEELNRRTIEYQELCRRAALQDSLPSDKISRNDLCPCGSGKKYKKCCMPLHEEIRKTIPKDDLLRREQQAREKKRLEQEIQRGFDFLFHEDFAKARKHAETLLEHYPEDDRLHDILFTACIVLGDYERAFYTARDRWQVALEEKDVFQESGSHRREQKGHLVHFYSPTTWLEKFWIAQRARHYRDHFPMKPSTRLMELVAELKTANDMKKFHQRDQEGYQVRRQALSPTIDELKAVGSDAIPYILPLTYYFSWATLFVPEILQAIATDEALKLLAELSMFRYPFFAQMCLTALESFGERSVPIIRETIEQHKAFDELKVGIIMVLGKIPTPESFEILTKLTEHENPYVVNWVAQALGNHQNPEALPYLERAKERLGELSKIAGAIKDLARLRQKGHE, from the coding sequence ATGAACCCAGAAAAACCTATCTCTCATCCCTTCGAACCGGTCCTTGAAGTGCTTAAAGGCAATCCACCAGACCAGGTCTGCAAAGATTTTGGCATAAGTCTAGAAGAATTAAATCGTCGGACTATTGAATATCAGGAATTATGCCGTCGTGCAGCTCTTCAGGATTCATTGCCATCGGATAAAATTTCTCGCAACGATCTCTGTCCCTGCGGATCTGGCAAAAAATACAAAAAATGCTGCATGCCGCTACACGAAGAGATAAGAAAAACCATACCAAAGGATGACTTGCTCAGGAGAGAACAGCAAGCTCGAGAGAAAAAGCGTCTTGAACAAGAAATTCAGAGAGGCTTTGATTTTCTCTTCCATGAAGACTTTGCAAAAGCTCGAAAACACGCTGAAACTCTTTTAGAACACTACCCGGAAGACGACCGACTGCACGACATTTTATTTACCGCCTGTATCGTCTTAGGCGATTATGAAAGGGCTTTCTATACTGCTAGGGACCGCTGGCAGGTAGCTCTTGAAGAAAAAGATGTCTTCCAGGAAAGTGGTTCCCACAGGAGAGAACAAAAAGGGCATCTTGTGCATTTTTATTCCCCCACAACCTGGCTCGAAAAATTCTGGATTGCCCAAAGAGCTCGCCACTACCGAGATCATTTCCCTATGAAACCTAGCACAAGGCTTATGGAGCTTGTGGCGGAACTTAAAACAGCGAACGACATGAAGAAATTTCATCAACGAGATCAAGAAGGATACCAGGTCAGACGACAGGCTTTAAGTCCAACCATTGACGAACTTAAAGCCGTTGGTTCAGATGCAATCCCCTACATACTGCCCCTTACCTATTATTTCTCGTGGGCAACACTATTTGTGCCGGAAATTCTTCAAGCCATTGCAACTGACGAAGCTCTTAAGCTCTTGGCGGAACTTTCCATGTTCCGCTATCCTTTCTTCGCTCAGATGTGTCTCACAGCGCTTGAATCTTTCGGGGAACGTTCAGTGCCGATTATTCGAGAAACCATTGAACAGCATAAAGCCTTTGATGAACTCAAAGTGGGTATAATCATGGTGCTCGGGAAAATCCCAACCCCTGAAAGCTTCGAGATACTGACTAAACTTACGGAACATGAAAATCCCTACGTGGTAAACTGGGTTGCTCAGGCGCTGGGCAATCATCAAAACCCTGAAGCTCTGCCATATCTTGAACGAGCGAAGGAGCGACTGGGGGAACTTAGCAAGATCGCCGGAGCTATCAAGGATCTTGCAAGGCTCAGACAAAAAGGTCATGAATGA